The Setaria italica strain Yugu1 chromosome IX, Setaria_italica_v2.0, whole genome shotgun sequence genome has a window encoding:
- the LOC101762993 gene encoding uncharacterized protein LOC101762993: MTPPPLSESSPPTERVRRGPDGVEHTFTISYIPDPDYAVLDVVSATAHRLPDHDIFNAGCLGVIAAPGAKASGFMVVEFQFIVGGTGASLHCFSSQTGAWVEKDVRNPLPRWIWNFNNVVSHNGKLWWVDTAAGLLACDPFADNPDMAYVPLPENDDDNRDDGARGCACYYCSERQIATRRRVQLSNATFRCVQITSARKTKDHAHDTAPATVTMRTLADPETAHWTLDYKVPFADIWADHTYKAAGLPEKEPVLAFIHPNNPDVLYFSLDDYLFAVDMRAKKLIECEAHESGVSSSSLLAWELPPALTAPAAGVPENGSNDESATAASA, translated from the coding sequence atgacgccgccgcccctctccgaGAGCTCCCCCCCCACGGAGCGCGTCCGCCGCGGACCCGACGGCGTCGAGCACACCTTCACCATCAGCTACATCCCCGACCCGGACTACGCCGTCCTCGACGtcgtctccgccaccgcccaccgcctCCCCGACCACGACATCTTCAACGCCGGATGCCTCGGCGTCATCGCCGCGCCCGGCGCAAAAGCCTCCGGCTTCATGGTCGTCGAGTTTCAGTTCATCGTCGGCGGCACCGGGGCCTCGCTCCACTGCTTCTCGTCCCAGACCGGCGCCTGGGTCGAGAAGGACGTCCGCAACCCACTCCCGCGCTGGATCTGGAACTTCAACAACGTCGTCTCCCACAACGGCAAGCTCTGGTGGGTCGACACCGCCGCCGGACTACTCGCCTGCGACCCCTTCGCCGACAACCCGGACATGGCCTACGTCCCGCTCCCGGAGAACGACGACGACAACCGTGATGATGGCGCTAGAGGCTGCGCCTGCTACTACTGCTCCGAGAGACAgatcgccacccgccgccgcgtccagcTCAGCAACGCCACCTTCCGCTGCGTCCAAATCACCTCTGCGCGCAAGACCAAGGACCACGCCCACGACACCGCACCCGCCACGGTCACCATGCGCACGCTTGCCGATCCGGAGACGGCCCACTGGACGCTCGACTACAAGGTGCCCTTCGCCGACATCTGGGCCGACCACACCTACAAGGCGGCGGGACTGCCGGAGAAGGAACCCGTGCTCGCCTTCATCCACCCCAACAACCCCGACGTCCTCTACTTCTCCCTCGACGACTACCTCTTCGCCGTCGACATGCGTGCCAAGAAGCTGATCGAGTGCGAGGCCCACGAATCCGGCGTCTCTTCGTCCTCACTTCTCGCCTGGGAGCTGCCGCCCGCGCTCACCGCACCCGCCGCTG